The DNA region CGGAACTTCAACATGTGGGGCCGGGAGATCCTCGCCTTCGTCATGGCGCGTCCCGCCGTCGCCGCGAAGATGCAGAAGATGGCCTCCGACCACCTCAGGAAGAGCGTGCCGGACCAGGCGCTGCGGGCCCGGCTCACCCCCGACTACGTACTGGCCTGCAAACGCCTGCTCTTCTCCAACACGTACTACCCGGCGATCCAGCAGCCCAACGTCGACCTGGTCACCGACGGCATCGCCGAGGTCACGGCGGACGCGGTGGTCACGTCCGACGGCCGGGAGCGGCCGGTGGACACGATCATTCTGGGCACCGGGTTCGAGGCCGTACGGCGGCCCGTCGCGGAGCGGCTCTTCGGGCGGGACGGCGTCAGCCTCAAGGAGGCGTGGAGCGGGGGCATGAGCGCCCTGCGCGGCACCGGCGTCGCCGGGTTCCCCAACCTCTTCATGATGCTCGGCCCCAACACCACCCTGGGCCACTCCTCCCAGGTGATCATGATCGAGGCGCAGATCGGCTACGTCCTCGACGCACTGAGGACGATGGACAAGCGGGGGCTCGCCGCCGTCGAGGTGCTCCCCGAGGCCCAGCGGGCGTACAACGAGCGGCTCGACCGGCGGCTGGAGGGCACGGTCTGGAACGCGGGCAACTGCCGGAGCTGGTACCTCGACGAGCACGGCCGCAACCCCTCCATCTGGCCCACCTACACCTGGCGCTTCCGGGGGGCCACCGGCCGCTTCGACCCGGCCGAGCACCTGCTGAGCACCAGCGAGGACCTGCGCACCCCCGCGCACACCGCTTCCTGACCCGACCGCGGCACGACGACCGCACCGCGTGCCCGCTCGTACCCGCGCCCGAGAAGACACGGAGTCCCCCGATGAACCTGCACACCCCCTCCCGAAGAACGGTCCTCGGCGCGGTTGGCGCCACCGCCACCGTGGTCGGCTGGAACGTCACCGCCGGGAGCTGGGCCTGGGCCGGCG from Streptomyces sp. NBC_01754 includes:
- a CDS encoding flavin-containing monooxygenase — protein: MTEAPLDQARDLRVAVIGSGFSGLGTAIRLLQQGIDDFLVFERADEVGGTWRDNTYPGCACDVMSHLYSFSFAPNPRWKSTFGKQRELFDYLRDCADQFGVRSRIRFRHELTEARWDDLGKRWRISTTGGDYTARVLVTGTGYLSEPAIPDIPGLAGFQGEVFHSARWRHDVDLSGRRVAVIGTGASAIQFVPAIQPEVARLDLYQRTPPWIGPKNDKANSALQTKLLTSVPGYQRFRRNFNMWGREILAFVMARPAVAAKMQKMASDHLRKSVPDQALRARLTPDYVLACKRLLFSNTYYPAIQQPNVDLVTDGIAEVTADAVVTSDGRERPVDTIILGTGFEAVRRPVAERLFGRDGVSLKEAWSGGMSALRGTGVAGFPNLFMMLGPNTTLGHSSQVIMIEAQIGYVLDALRTMDKRGLAAVEVLPEAQRAYNERLDRRLEGTVWNAGNCRSWYLDEHGRNPSIWPTYTWRFRGATGRFDPAEHLLSTSEDLRTPAHTAS